One genomic region from Pempheris klunzingeri isolate RE-2024b chromosome 4, fPemKlu1.hap1, whole genome shotgun sequence encodes:
- the clrn1 gene encoding clarin-1 produces MPSRQKQLLFSVSGLLGLCCALTAAVATGLPCWLRGTVLCRTGAELVNATGAELDKFLGELSYGLFHGLRVKQCGLGRRPSRFSFFPDLLSAVPAGLHVAVIVFCGVVNVFSSVATGFFFFNAFGRPYETLQGPMGLYLWTFICCLCSCLVMILFASEVKLHHLSERIANFNETTFVFQTYSERYDRCFWLFFLIFLLHGLNFLLIRLTGVQFPFQETKESDLSGGGADLMY; encoded by the exons ATGCCGAGCCGACAGAAGCAGCTCCTCTTCTCGGTGTCCGGGCTGCTCGGCCTCTGCTGCGCCCTGACGGCCGCCGTGGCCACCGGCCTGCCCTGCTGGCTCCGCGGGACCGTGCTGTGCCGGACCGGGGCCGAGCTGGTCAACGCCACCGGGGCCGAGCTGGACAAGTTCCTGGGGGAGCTGAGCTACGGGCTGTTCCACGGCCTCAGGGTGAAGCAGTGCGGCCTGGGGAGGAGGCCGTCCCGGTTCTCAT TCTTCCCAGACCTCCTGAGTGCCGTCCCAGCAGGCCTCCACGTCGCCGTCATCGTCTTCTGTGGCGTTGTGAACGTCTTCTCCTCCGTGGCCAccggcttcttcttcttcaacgCCTTCGGACGACCGTACGAGACACTGCAAGGCCCCATGGGACTTTACCTGTGGACCTTCATCTGCT GTCTGTGCAGCTGTCTGGTGATGATCCTCTTCGCATCAGAGGTCAAACTTCATCATCTGTCCGAACGCATCGCCAACTTCAACGAGACGACCTTCGTCTTCCAGACGTACAGTGAGCGCTACGACCGCTGCTTCTggctcttcttcctcatcttcctcctccatggACTCAATTTCCTGCTGATCCGCCTGACGGGGGTCCAGTTCCCCTTCCAGGAGACCAAAGAGTCGGACCTGAGCGGGGGGGGCGCTGACCTCATGTACTGA
- the mindy4b gene encoding inactive ubiquitin carboxyl-terminal hydrolase MINDY-4B, which produces MSDCRLDDIKLQQEVNKNPDRLVDGGKEEALPPCRTLPQLCSIPKRLVISPSHGGTPVTPQLTESLRRILFGGTFHVFNYEWRKSVFQFREPNSELSYALEADQGGARPIQMVVQARIIKHLLFSSSDGRTLHSLREVGRRDQERALAAALSDSLWLAGQEVSATVTLVTEDYCITPHLDYKLDNFTEKLQLFTFSTKEAVRSFILQHVRCFTEEGGHGVILFLYSLVCSRTVDRLKEDLDSTTSHLLRFSLENFVCRQALLNLLMTGRASPNVFNGTVCCGEDGRPLERPLQGVLSRSDVGYLHWSREQMEGGRLPQVGSMLRTPRFPVWLCSINSSHSVLFSASRSLLSDWRMERLFPLYYYNGQRSQNATTTLAVDTHSHHWEAPSTDSNGDPDRRSPSLEMTIRTKWEGAAIDWKGTVPFY; this is translated from the exons ATGAGCGACTGCAGGCTGGACGACATCAAGCTGCAACAAGAAGTCAACAAGAACCCCGAC agGTTGGTGGATGGGGGGAAGGAGGAGGCTCTTCCCCCCTGCAGGACCCTCCCTCAGCTCTGCTCCATCCCCAAGAGACTGGTCATCTCCCCAAGCCACGGAGGGACGCCGGTCACCCCCCAGCTGACGGAG AGTCTGAGGAGGATTTTGTTCGGTGGGACGTTTCACGTCTTCAACTACGAGTGGAGGAAATCCGTCTTCCAGTTCAGAGAGCCGAACTCTGAGTTGTCGTATGCTCTGGAGGCGGACCAG ggcgGGGCTCGGCCCATTCAGATGGTCGTCCAGGCTCGCATCATTAAACACCTGCTGTTCAGCAGCTCAGACGGACGGACGCTGCATAG TCTGCGTGAGGTCGGACGGAGGGACCAGGAGAGGGCGCTGGCGGCAGCGTTGTCTGACAGCCTCTGGTTGGCCGGCCAGGAGGTCAGCGCCACAGTTACCTTGGTAACGGAAGACTACTGCATCACTCCTCACCTGGACTACAAACTGGACAACTTCACAGAGAAG ctgcagctcttcacGTTCAGCACGAAGGAGGCCGTCAGGAGCTTCATCCTGCAGCACGTCCGCTGT ttcacagaggagggggggcacGGAGTCATCCTGTTCCTGTACAGCCTTGTTTGCTCCCGCACAGTCGACAG GCTGAAGGAGGATCTGGACTCCACCACCTCCCACCTGCTGCGCTTCAGTCTGGAAAATTTTGTCTGTCGTCAG GCTCTGCTGAACCTGCTGATGACAGGCCGAGCCAGTCCCAATGTCTTCAATGGGACTGTGTGCTGTGGGGAGGACGGCCGGCCTCTGGAGCGCCCCCTGCAGGGCGTCCTGTCCCGCAGCGACGTGGGTTACCTCCACTGGAGCCGAGAGCAGATGGAGGGGGGCCGACTGCCACAG GTGGGCAGCATGTTGCGGACCCCCCGGTTCCCGGTCTGGCTCTGCTCCATCAACAGCAGCCACTCGGTGCTGTTCAGTGCCAGTCGCtcgctgctctctgattggagGATGGAGCGCCTGTTCCCGCTGTACTACTACAACGGCCAGCGGTCCCAGAACGCCACCACCACGCTCGCTGTGG ATACTCACTCCCACCACTGGGAGGCGCCGTCCACAGACTCCAACGGGGACCCAGACAGGAGGAGCCCCTCCCTGGAAATGACCATCAGGACCAAGTGGGAGGGGGCTGCCATCGACTGGAAGGGGACCGTACCCTTCTACTGa
- the tsen34 gene encoding tRNA-splicing endonuclease subunit Sen34: MDETRGMDDPPGREEKWSPSSCPVVGVGLCSAAPLLWRVEDLRALRSQGLVGALLGSLARTPRQNGRLGRPLLLLPEEELLLGERHAAAALPPGDQGEEGAEPGLTVELHQEAQQRSYEEQSVLALEDRKSALLRAMTSSHTGSGSGTVDEALRGRLGALDQTFTFPRSALAVQLSTARAGLAHCPESRAFLRADWPIRVQQHRRHDTRYQVFRDLRGRGFYLTSAGKFGGDFLVYPGDPLRFHAHFIAVCVSPDEPVCLLDVLAAARLGSNVKKTVLLCSPGGGGSVQYTSVQWSGLV; this comes from the exons ATGGACGAG ACTCGGGGGATGGACGACCCCCCcggcagagaggagaaatggtCTCCGTCCTCGTGTCCCGTTGTGGGGGTGGGCCTGTGCTCCGCGGCCCCCCTACTGTGGCGGGTGGAGGACCTGCGGGCGCTGAGGTCTCAGGGCCTGGTGGGGGCGCTGCTGGGCTCGCTGGCCCGCACCCCCCGCCAGAACGGCCGTCTGGGCcgaccgctgctgctgctgcccgaGGAGGAGCTCCTGCTGGGGGAGCGCCACGCCGCTGCCGCTCTACCACCGGGTGACCAG ggtgaggagggggcAGAGCCGGGCCTGACGGTGGAGCTGCACCAGGAGGCCCAGCAAAGGAGCTACGAGGAGCAGAGCGTCCTCGCCctggaggacaggaagtcagcGCTGCTCCGCGCCATGACGTCATCACACACAG GGTCTGGATCGGGGACTGTGGACGAGGCTCTGCGGGGCCGCCTGGGGGCCCTGGACCAGACCTTTACCTTTCCCCGGTCGGCGTTGGCGGTCCAGCTGAGCACGGCGAGGGCGGGGCTGGCCCACTGTCCAGAGTCCCGGGCCTTTCTGCGGGCTGACTGGCCAATCAGAGTGCAGCAGCACCGGCGCCATGACACCAGGTACCAGGTATTCAGGGACctgagggggcggggcttcTACCTGACCTCGGCGGGGAAGTTCGGAGGAGACTTCCTGGTCTACCCAG GTGACCCCCTCCGTTTTCATGCTCACTTCATAGCCGTCTGTGTGTCCCCTGATGAGCCCGTCTGTCTGCTGGACGTCCTCGCCGCGGCCCGCCTGGGGTCCAACGTGAAGAAGACGGTGCTGCTGTGCTCGCCGGGGGGGGGCGGGTCAGTCCAGTACACGTCAGTCCAGTGGAGCGGGCTGGTGTAG